Proteins from one Burkholderiaceae bacterium DAT-1 genomic window:
- a CDS encoding response regulator gives MYPPDLNALVVDDAITVRQSVRMMLGQLGITKTESASNAGEARRRIQNGRYDIILCDYHFGPGMTGQELLEDLRHSGVLPLDAIFIMITAEASYERVVAVAEVAPDDYILKPFTADQIDKRLQRAWQKRVVMAEVHAAIGSGKINDAIGLAHGLLARHDVPFRSEITRFLTRMLTEAGRHEEAAQVCEQILRQRGGVPWARLGLAKYLERCGREGEAEAMLAALIAESSVYVDAYDALAQHYTDRDEHDAALEVIERSLKVTPNNIHRLQGAGMSSYLLGDAENARKYLERAVAHGANSASLQPRALFCLILSSVSTGKTREAEKSLALLRGISERRNNFETEVLIQYANVLLAGVNHQQESLQQFLLGLDTKVRDQAFTLDLASDCLETLSAFESSEPVIIETTRRLAMRFANQKRSVEHMEQAARKSPVLLELIKDCVARINQLANQGMMLVMKGNLEEAARHLYNHAMETCNARLLLAAANACIKAAQGSDHPRRAEHLLKQASDCVTRLAFEYHDPTVLDQLERDMSDAMQALKTHRSA, from the coding sequence ATGTATCCCCCAGATCTCAATGCTCTCGTCGTGGATGATGCAATCACGGTGCGCCAGTCGGTGCGCATGATGCTCGGGCAGCTCGGCATCACCAAGACTGAGTCTGCGTCGAATGCGGGCGAGGCGCGTCGCCGAATCCAGAATGGCCGCTACGATATTATCCTGTGCGACTACCATTTCGGACCGGGCATGACCGGGCAGGAGCTACTGGAAGATTTGCGGCACTCTGGCGTCCTGCCGCTGGATGCCATCTTTATCATGATTACTGCAGAAGCCAGCTATGAGCGTGTGGTGGCGGTGGCTGAAGTTGCGCCGGATGATTACATCCTGAAGCCGTTTACGGCAGACCAGATTGATAAGCGATTACAGCGTGCTTGGCAGAAACGGGTGGTCATGGCGGAAGTGCATGCTGCGATTGGATCAGGCAAGATTAATGACGCGATCGGTTTGGCGCATGGATTGCTTGCTCGCCACGATGTCCCGTTTCGAAGTGAAATCACCCGTTTTTTAACGCGAATGCTGACCGAGGCGGGTCGGCATGAGGAAGCAGCGCAAGTATGCGAACAGATATTACGCCAGCGTGGTGGTGTTCCCTGGGCCCGGCTTGGGCTGGCGAAGTATCTCGAACGCTGCGGACGCGAGGGTGAGGCAGAGGCAATGCTGGCGGCGCTGATTGCCGAAAGCAGTGTATATGTGGACGCTTATGATGCACTGGCGCAGCATTACACTGATCGCGATGAACATGATGCTGCGCTGGAGGTCATCGAACGATCGCTCAAAGTGACGCCCAATAATATTCACCGGTTGCAAGGGGCGGGCATGTCATCCTACCTGCTGGGCGATGCAGAAAACGCCCGCAAGTATCTGGAGCGCGCGGTTGCACATGGCGCAAACTCCGCTTCATTGCAGCCCAGAGCCTTATTCTGCCTGATTCTCAGTAGCGTCAGTACCGGCAAGACACGTGAGGCGGAAAAGAGTCTGGCGCTGTTGCGCGGTATTTCAGAGCGAAGGAATAACTTTGAAACAGAAGTTCTGATTCAGTACGCCAATGTGCTGCTGGCAGGTGTTAATCACCAGCAGGAATCGCTTCAGCAATTTCTACTCGGGCTGGATACCAAGGTGCGGGATCAGGCATTTACGCTGGATCTGGCGAGCGATTGTCTGGAGACGCTCAGCGCGTTTGAGTCATCCGAGCCTGTCATCATCGAGACCACCCGCAGGCTTGCCATGCGCTTTGCTAATCAAAAGCGCTCTGTGGAACATATGGAACAAGCTGCCCGCAAAAGCCCTGTGTTGCTGGAGCTGATCAAGGATTGCGTGGCACGTATCAATCAATTGGCTAATCAGGGCATGATGCTGGTGATGAAGGGCAATCTTGAAGAGGCTGCCCGCCATCTTTACAACCATGCCATGGAAACCTGCAATGCGCGACTGCTGCTAGCTGCAGCCAACGCGTGTATTAAAGCTGCGCAGGGGAGTGATCATCCCCGGCGGGCAGAGCATTTGCTCAAACAGGCCAGTGATTGTGTGACCCGTCTGGCGTTTGAGTATCACGACCCCACTGTCCTTGATCAGCTTGAGCGCGATATGTCTGACGCCATGCAAGCACTCAAAACGCACAGATCAGCCTGA
- the ftsX gene encoding permease-like cell division protein FtsX: MGHWLRLQINALRTSVRHLLRQPLATLMSLAMIAVAVALPLGLYMLLNSAASLAGRLPTTPELTVFVRQAALTSEVSRIDALLQQDANVARYRHVSKDEALKELEGGGMRDLVAGLGDNPLPESFVVTPKDTSAAAMKSLSERIHSDPSVDQVQFDSEWVLRLEAFVAAGREIVLTIAALVLLGLLLVTANLVRMQILTRIDEIEVSKLIGATDAFIRRPFLYFAAVQGILGAICGIALVVAGLGRLAEPVMRLARLYGEGFVLQTANVEVMLVTIGLVVVTSLVGAAISVRQHLRRFDA; the protein is encoded by the coding sequence ATGGGGCACTGGTTACGCCTGCAAATCAATGCATTGCGCACAAGTGTGCGTCATCTCCTGCGCCAGCCGCTGGCCACGCTGATGAGTCTGGCCATGATTGCGGTGGCGGTAGCGTTGCCACTCGGTCTGTATATGCTGCTGAATAGTGCGGCGAGTCTGGCAGGACGATTACCGACGACGCCGGAACTGACAGTATTTGTCCGTCAGGCTGCATTGACCAGCGAAGTCTCGCGTATTGATGCCTTATTGCAGCAGGACGCCAATGTGGCGCGCTATCGCCATGTTAGTAAGGATGAGGCGCTAAAAGAGCTGGAAGGCGGCGGTATGCGCGATCTGGTGGCTGGGCTGGGTGACAATCCGCTGCCTGAAAGTTTTGTGGTTACGCCAAAAGATACGTCTGCTGCAGCCATGAAATCGTTGAGCGAGCGCATCCACAGCGATCCATCGGTCGATCAGGTGCAGTTCGACAGCGAATGGGTGCTGCGACTGGAGGCATTTGTTGCCGCTGGTCGTGAAATTGTGCTGACCATCGCTGCACTGGTGTTGCTGGGCCTGCTGCTGGTGACGGCCAATCTGGTGCGTATGCAGATTCTCACCCGGATTGACGAGATTGAGGTGAGCAAGTTGATTGGCGCTACAGATGCGTTTATCCGGAGGCCGTTCCTGTATTTTGCAGCCGTCCAGGGTATTCTGGGTGCTATCTGTGGTATTGCCCTTGTGGTGGCAGGCCTTGGTCGTCTGGCGGAGCCGGTGATGCGCCTGGCGCGTCTGTACGGTGAAGGCTTTGTGCTGCAGACTGCCAATGTCGAGGTGATGCTGGTCACCATCGGTTTGGTGGTGGTCACCAGCCTCGTGGGTGCAGCCATTTCTGTTCGTCAGCATCTGCGTCGTTTCGACGCCTGA
- the ftsE gene encoding cell division ATP-binding protein FtsE, whose protein sequence is MIQFNQVSKRYPGGFEALKQLSFEIQSGELVFLAGHSGAGKSTLLKLVAGIERPSSGSVLVNGQNLAAVSRAAIPFVRRHIGLIFQDHKILYDRSVFDNVMLPLDIIGFDHRDAQKRVRAALDKVGLLGKEKLNPVSLSGGEQQRLCIARAVVHRPSILLADEPTGNLDRDYAHDIMELFKSFHQVGVTIIISAHDESLMADYGRRILRLSKGQFTS, encoded by the coding sequence ATGATCCAGTTCAACCAGGTCAGTAAACGCTATCCCGGCGGCTTTGAAGCGCTCAAGCAGCTGAGCTTCGAAATTCAGTCGGGCGAGCTGGTATTTCTTGCCGGCCATTCCGGTGCGGGTAAATCAACGTTGCTCAAGCTGGTGGCCGGTATTGAACGGCCCTCCAGCGGCTCTGTGCTGGTCAATGGACAGAATCTGGCCGCGGTCAGCCGCGCCGCGATTCCATTCGTGCGCAGGCATATCGGGCTGATCTTTCAGGATCACAAAATTCTGTACGATCGTAGCGTGTTCGATAACGTCATGCTGCCGCTCGATATCATTGGTTTTGATCATCGCGATGCGCAGAAGCGTGTGCGTGCTGCACTCGATAAGGTCGGGCTGCTGGGCAAGGAAAAGCTGAATCCGGTGTCGCTATCGGGTGGCGAGCAGCAGCGCCTGTGTATTGCCCGTGCGGTGGTGCATCGTCCATCCATCCTGCTGGCTGACGAGCCGACGGGCAATCTCGATCGCGACTACGCGCATGACATCATGGAGCTGTTCAAAAGCTTCCATCAGGTTGGGGTGACCATCATCATCTCGGCACACGACGAATCCCTGATGGCAGACTATGGCCGTCGCATTCTCCGGCTCAGCAAGGGCCAGTTCACTTCCTGA
- the ftsY gene encoding signal recognition particle-docking protein FtsY: MSHTPEQKDAPGWGKRLWSKLTGAPENAPAPAPQPVDVPVQPIAEVTSPVVEVVPTTEVHEAAPVPETAAPAPAPAPAPAPAPAPAPAPVSPHEPGSLENRSFWQRTVDKVRDTWQFKLKAGLAKTRDKLGKELAAVFGGGKIDEDLYEELETVLLTADMGVDATVHLLKSVRERVTLRGLKDGSELRGALKEALLELIRPLEKPLDVSQAKPFIIMVSGVNGAGKTTSIGKLAKYFQGQGKSVLLAAGDTFRAAAREQLMAWGERNNVTVIAQDGGDSAAVAFDAISAAKARGIDVVLVDTAGRLPTQLHLMEEIRKVKRVIQKADPTGPHESLLVLDANTGQNALMQVKAFDDALALSGLVLTKLDGTAKGGVIAGIAKQKPIPLRFIGVGENIDDLRPFTAQDYVDALIDNDPVQPGQ, translated from the coding sequence ATGAGTCATACCCCCGAACAAAAGGACGCTCCGGGCTGGGGCAAACGCCTGTGGAGCAAGCTGACCGGTGCACCGGAAAACGCACCCGCGCCAGCCCCGCAGCCTGTCGATGTACCTGTTCAGCCAATCGCCGAAGTCACTTCGCCTGTTGTGGAAGTCGTGCCTACAACGGAAGTGCATGAAGCCGCGCCCGTACCGGAAACTGCTGCACCTGCACCTGCACCTGCACCTGCACCTGCACCTGCACCTGCACCTGCACCTGCACCTGTCTCCCCGCATGAGCCAGGCTCGCTGGAAAATCGTTCTTTCTGGCAGCGTACCGTCGACAAGGTGCGTGATACCTGGCAATTCAAGCTCAAGGCTGGTCTGGCCAAAACCCGCGACAAGCTGGGCAAGGAGCTGGCGGCGGTTTTCGGTGGCGGCAAGATCGATGAGGATCTCTACGAAGAGCTGGAAACCGTGTTGCTGACCGCTGACATGGGCGTGGATGCAACGGTGCATTTGCTGAAGTCAGTGAGAGAACGCGTGACACTGCGTGGTCTGAAAGATGGCTCCGAATTGCGCGGCGCCCTAAAGGAAGCCCTGCTGGAGTTGATCCGGCCACTGGAAAAACCGCTGGATGTGAGTCAGGCCAAGCCTTTCATCATCATGGTGTCCGGCGTGAATGGCGCAGGCAAAACCACCAGTATCGGCAAGCTGGCAAAGTACTTTCAGGGTCAGGGCAAATCGGTGCTGCTGGCCGCGGGGGATACTTTCCGTGCTGCAGCCCGTGAGCAGCTGATGGCGTGGGGTGAACGCAACAATGTTACCGTCATCGCACAGGATGGCGGCGATTCGGCGGCGGTAGCGTTTGATGCGATCAGTGCAGCCAAAGCGCGTGGCATTGACGTTGTACTGGTCGATACAGCCGGGCGTCTGCCGACCCAGCTGCACCTGATGGAAGAAATCCGCAAGGTCAAGCGCGTGATCCAGAAAGCGGATCCGACCGGTCCGCATGAGTCGCTGCTGGTACTGGATGCCAATACCGGTCAGAATGCGCTGATGCAGGTCAAGGCGTTCGACGACGCATTGGCACTGTCCGGTCTGGTGCTCACCAAGCTGGATGGTACGGCCAAAGGCGGCGTGATTGCCGGGATCGCCAAACAGAAGCCCATTCCCCTGCGTTTTATCGGGGTGGGTGAAAATATCGACGATCTGCGCCCATTTACGGCGCAGGATTATGTGGACGCCCTGATCGATAATGATCCAGTTCAACCAGGTCAGTAA
- the rsmD gene encoding 16S rRNA (guanine(966)-N(2))-methyltransferase RsmD — MKPTRKSTGKSVTSNQVRIIGGDFRRRMISFPDGEGLRPTPDRVRETLFNWLGQELHGQTCLDMFAGSGALGFEAASRGAKRVVMLELARTASNQLKANKDLLKATSAEVIQGDSLAWLARSTESFDVVFLDPPYASTLLDQALPLVRDRVHADSRVYLECASLPDLSGWVVLREGKAGQVHYLLLEPESLT, encoded by the coding sequence ATGAAGCCCACACGAAAAAGCACCGGAAAATCAGTTACAAGCAATCAGGTACGCATCATTGGCGGTGATTTTCGTCGCCGCATGATCAGTTTCCCGGATGGTGAAGGTCTGCGTCCAACCCCCGATCGTGTCCGCGAAACGCTGTTCAACTGGCTGGGTCAGGAACTGCACGGACAGACCTGCCTTGATATGTTTGCAGGCAGCGGCGCACTGGGCTTCGAAGCGGCATCTCGTGGTGCAAAACGTGTGGTCATGCTGGAACTGGCCCGTACCGCCAGCAATCAGCTCAAAGCCAACAAAGACCTGCTCAAAGCAACTTCAGCAGAGGTCATTCAAGGCGATTCGCTTGCCTGGCTCGCGCGCTCAACCGAGTCATTTGACGTGGTCTTTCTCGACCCGCCCTATGCCTCCACATTGCTGGACCAAGCCTTGCCGCTTGTACGCGATCGTGTGCATGCCGACAGTCGCGTCTATCTGGAGTGCGCCTCGCTACCTGACCTGTCAGGTTGGGTCGTCTTGCGCGAAGGCAAGGCAGGCCAAGTGCACTATCTGTTGCTAGAACCGGAATCACTGACCTGA
- a CDS encoding DUF721 domain-containing protein has translation MNAHSLEQIFRQPEMRKLAQIMHAATTLDAKWQRVLPQEFVGSTQAVGIDQGELVVMTRQSALAAKLRQMSFRLVQSLRTEGLDVSGIRVRLQVEVLPHQGKKASKNLQLSETALSAFEDAVEQIQDQTVRGAMEQLLARRRSGRT, from the coding sequence ATGAATGCACATTCCCTTGAGCAGATTTTTCGACAGCCGGAAATGCGTAAGCTGGCGCAAATCATGCACGCAGCCACCACGCTGGATGCCAAATGGCAACGCGTTTTGCCGCAAGAATTCGTCGGAAGCACCCAGGCAGTCGGGATTGACCAGGGCGAACTGGTGGTGATGACCCGTCAGAGTGCACTGGCTGCCAAGCTCAGGCAGATGTCGTTCCGACTGGTGCAGTCACTCCGGACAGAGGGCCTCGACGTTAGCGGAATTCGCGTTCGGCTGCAAGTTGAAGTCTTGCCGCATCAGGGCAAAAAAGCCAGTAAAAATCTGCAATTAAGTGAAACAGCCCTGTCAGCCTTTGAGGATGCAGTGGAGCAGATCCAAGACCAGACGGTGCGTGGCGCGATGGAGCAGTTGCTTGCTCGCCGTCGGTCGGGTCGGACATAA
- a CDS encoding M23 family metallopeptidase gives MNVILVSNKMSKAVSLGPRHVTLIAIVLLMALMGMVTTASWVTWSLTRQLGWHIPVIPGTRHAEQQQIDALAVKLGQIQAQMLRLDSLTRNVANKTGIDPTPFQSQQPAPQGGARSIYPEHALSLKELSSEMDKIRGQIGNTMDQYDVIEALLASQRSTAWAPPSKAPMNSGEQSSSFGWRIDPFNGRQAFHAGIDFAGDVGSTVTASASGTVISAERHPEYGNMVEIDHGNGITTRYAHMLKIGVQEGATVKAGQQVGLLGNTGRSTGPHLHFEVRYKGIPQNPLFFLGGLRQTETLRTAARQ, from the coding sequence ATGAACGTCATCCTCGTCTCGAACAAAATGTCCAAGGCCGTATCACTCGGCCCGAGACATGTCACGCTCATTGCCATTGTACTGCTGATGGCGCTGATGGGTATGGTCACCACAGCAAGCTGGGTCACATGGTCGCTCACCCGGCAACTGGGCTGGCATATTCCAGTGATTCCTGGCACGCGCCACGCCGAGCAGCAGCAAATTGATGCCCTAGCCGTGAAACTCGGCCAGATTCAGGCACAAATGTTGCGACTGGACAGCCTGACCCGCAATGTTGCCAACAAGACCGGCATTGATCCAACACCATTCCAGAGCCAGCAACCCGCCCCACAGGGTGGCGCACGTTCGATATACCCGGAGCATGCCTTATCCCTCAAGGAACTCTCCTCGGAAATGGACAAAATACGCGGCCAAATTGGTAACACCATGGATCAGTACGACGTGATTGAAGCCTTGCTCGCCAGTCAGCGCAGCACTGCGTGGGCGCCGCCTTCCAAGGCACCCATGAATTCTGGCGAACAATCTTCATCGTTTGGCTGGCGGATCGACCCCTTCAATGGCCGTCAGGCATTCCATGCCGGGATCGACTTCGCAGGCGATGTGGGCAGTACGGTCACAGCATCTGCATCCGGCACGGTAATCTCTGCCGAGCGCCACCCCGAGTATGGTAATATGGTGGAGATCGACCATGGCAATGGCATCACGACGCGCTATGCTCACATGCTGAAAATCGGCGTGCAGGAAGGCGCAACCGTGAAAGCCGGACAACAGGTCGGGCTATTGGGCAATACCGGTCGTTCGACCGGGCCACACCTGCATTTCGAAGTCCGATACAAAGGCATCCCCCAGAATCCGTTATTCTTTCTGGGCGGCCTCAGGCAAACCGAAACGCTCAGGACGGCAGCACGCCAGTAG
- the secA gene encoding preprotein translocase subunit SecA codes for MISQLLKKIFGSRNDRLLKQYGAVVRQINALESSMSALSDDELKAKTEEFRQRIAGGTTLQQILPEAFAVCREASKRVMNMRHFDVQLIGGMVLHDGKIAEMRTGEGKTLVATLATYLNALSGKGVHVVTVNDYLARRDATIMSKLYNFLGLSVGINLSQMPHDEKQTAYASDITYGTNNEFGFDYLRDNMVYTASERVQRGLNFAVVDEVDSILIDEARTPLIISGQADDNIELYHRMNVLVPYLTRQEKEDSSGDYWVDEKGHQVILSEEGHEKGEKLLTDAGLLAEGDSLYAPANIALMHHLYASLRAHALYHRDQHYVVQDDEIIIVDEFTGRLMPGRRWSDGLHQAVEAKEGVTVNKENQTLASITFQNYFRMYDKLAGMTGTADTEAYEFQQIYGLETVIIPTNRSMVRKDMNDQVFRTANEKFNAIVADIKSCQDRGQPVLVGTTSIENSELLSSQLAAAGYPHNVLNAKQHAREAEIVAQAGRPGMITIATNMAGRGTDIVLGGNVEGQIKTVEADASLDDIEKSKRIETLHSEWQSLHDQVVAAGGLHIIGTERHESRRIDNQLRGRAGRQGDPGSSRFYLSMEDPLLRIFAADRIGAMMQRLNLPEGEAIESGLLSRAIEGAQRKVEARNFDIRKQLLEYDDVSNEQRKAIYSQRNELLEQEDISDTIHSLRDGYIGDLFDEFLPPDSMEEQWDVAALDKALAELHVQSPVGQWLKDEQNISLETARERLIELAASQYATKTEAVGPAVMHHFERALMLQIVDTQWRDHLASLDHLRQGIHLRSYGQKNPKQEYKREAFELFEDLLMRIRREVVQLVMTVQIRSEADVEALEAQHEEPAMQYHHADYEEALAEASASQPAAQQPQRAYQHIGRNDPCPCGSGLKYKACHGKLS; via the coding sequence ATGATCAGCCAACTGCTCAAAAAGATTTTTGGTAGCCGCAACGACCGTTTGCTCAAGCAATACGGTGCGGTTGTTCGCCAGATCAACGCCCTTGAAAGCTCAATGTCGGCACTCAGCGACGACGAACTGAAAGCCAAGACAGAAGAATTCCGTCAGCGCATCGCCGGCGGCACAACCCTGCAGCAGATTCTGCCCGAAGCCTTTGCAGTCTGTCGCGAAGCGTCCAAGCGTGTCATGAACATGCGTCACTTCGATGTTCAGCTGATTGGCGGGATGGTGCTACATGATGGCAAGATCGCCGAAATGCGTACCGGTGAAGGTAAGACGCTGGTGGCGACACTGGCCACTTACCTGAATGCGCTGTCCGGCAAGGGCGTGCATGTTGTCACGGTGAACGACTATCTCGCCCGCCGCGACGCTACCATCATGAGCAAGCTGTACAATTTCCTCGGCCTCAGCGTGGGGATCAATCTCAGCCAGATGCCGCATGATGAAAAGCAGACCGCTTACGCATCCGACATTACCTACGGTACCAATAACGAGTTTGGCTTCGACTACCTGCGCGACAACATGGTGTATACCGCCAGTGAGCGCGTGCAGCGTGGCCTGAATTTTGCCGTAGTCGACGAAGTTGACTCGATTCTGATCGATGAAGCCCGAACCCCGCTGATCATTTCCGGTCAGGCAGATGACAATATCGAGCTCTACCATCGCATGAACGTGCTGGTGCCTTACCTGACCCGCCAGGAAAAGGAAGACAGCAGTGGCGACTACTGGGTAGACGAAAAGGGTCATCAGGTCATTCTGTCCGAAGAGGGGCACGAAAAGGGCGAGAAGCTGCTGACTGACGCAGGCCTGCTGGCTGAAGGCGATAGCCTCTATGCACCAGCCAACATCGCTCTGATGCACCATCTGTACGCTTCGCTGCGCGCACATGCCCTGTATCACCGCGATCAGCACTATGTAGTGCAGGACGACGAAATCATTATCGTCGACGAATTCACTGGCCGTCTGATGCCGGGTCGCCGCTGGAGCGATGGCCTGCATCAGGCCGTGGAAGCCAAGGAAGGCGTGACCGTTAACAAGGAAAATCAAACCCTTGCCTCGATCACCTTCCAGAACTACTTCCGGATGTACGACAAGCTGGCCGGCATGACCGGTACGGCCGATACCGAAGCCTACGAATTCCAGCAAATTTATGGTCTGGAAACCGTGATCATCCCGACGAACCGCTCGATGGTTCGCAAGGATATGAACGATCAGGTCTTCCGCACCGCCAATGAAAAATTCAACGCCATCGTGGCCGACATCAAGTCGTGTCAGGATCGCGGCCAGCCGGTGCTGGTGGGTACCACTTCCATCGAAAACTCCGAGCTGCTCTCGTCGCAACTGGCCGCTGCAGGCTATCCGCACAATGTGCTGAATGCCAAGCAGCACGCCCGCGAAGCGGAGATTGTCGCGCAGGCAGGTCGTCCGGGCATGATTACCATTGCTACCAATATGGCCGGTCGCGGTACCGATATCGTGCTGGGCGGCAATGTGGAAGGTCAGATCAAGACCGTCGAGGCCGATGCATCGTTAGACGACATCGAAAAGAGCAAGCGCATCGAGACCCTGCATAGCGAATGGCAATCGCTGCACGACCAGGTGGTCGCTGCTGGTGGTCTGCATATCATTGGCACCGAACGTCATGAGTCGCGTCGCATCGACAATCAGCTGCGTGGCCGCGCGGGCCGTCAGGGGGATCCGGGTTCCAGCCGCTTCTATCTGTCGATGGAAGATCCGCTGTTGCGTATTTTTGCCGCAGACCGTATCGGGGCAATGATGCAGCGTCTGAACCTGCCGGAAGGCGAAGCCATTGAGTCCGGTCTGCTCAGCCGCGCGATTGAAGGTGCACAGCGCAAGGTGGAAGCGCGCAACTTCGATATCCGCAAGCAATTGCTGGAATACGACGACGTATCCAATGAGCAGCGCAAGGCAATTTATAGTCAGCGCAACGAACTCCTGGAGCAGGAAGACATCTCCGACACCATTCATTCCCTGCGTGATGGATACATCGGTGATCTGTTTGATGAGTTCCTGCCACCTGACAGCATGGAAGAACAGTGGGATGTTGCGGCGCTGGACAAGGCGCTGGCTGAACTGCACGTCCAGTCACCAGTTGGCCAGTGGCTGAAAGACGAGCAGAACATCAGCCTGGAAACTGCACGTGAGCGCCTCATCGAGCTGGCCGCCAGCCAGTACGCCACCAAGACTGAAGCGGTCGGACCGGCCGTCATGCATCACTTCGAACGTGCCTTGATGCTGCAGATTGTCGATACACAGTGGCGTGATCATCTGGCCTCGCTGGATCATTTGCGCCAGGGTATCCATCTGCGCTCGTATGGTCAGAAGAATCCGAAGCAGGAATACAAACGCGAAGCCTTCGAACTGTTTGAAGATTTGCTGATGCGTATTCGTCGCGAAGTCGTTCAGCTGGTGATGACGGTACAGATTCGCTCCGAGGCCGACGTGGAAGCACTGGAAGCACAGCACGAAGAGCCGGCAATGCAGTATCACCACGCTGACTATGAGGAAGCACTCGCGGAAGCCAGCGCCAGCCAGCCCGCAGCCCAGCAGCCGCAGCGTGCCTACCAACACATTGGCCGCAATGATCCATGTCCCTGCGGTTCCGGCCTGAAGTACAAGGCTTGCCACGGCAAGCTGAGCTAA
- a CDS encoding crotonase/enoyl-CoA hydratase family protein has protein sequence MPHFATLEVTLESHVALIALNRPEKANAMNEAMWHDLHAAFKWVDTTPSVRVAILTGNGDIFCSGIDLSMAAGLQKAIGDDSIGHQSEKLHQLILSLQDSITSLEKCRKPVIAAIHGPCVGGGLDLVAAADFRYSTVDTYFQIKEIDLAMVADVGALQRLPHIIGEGYVREMAFTGKCLTAREADAIGLVNGFFDDPGTMMMRVMDIAAGIAQKSPLALRGIKQVLNYSRDHSVADGLQYVAAWNAGMLVSQDLEKAAMSIFLKEVPQFRD, from the coding sequence ATACCCCACTTTGCTACGCTGGAAGTTACGCTGGAAAGCCATGTAGCGCTCATTGCGCTCAATCGGCCGGAAAAAGCCAATGCCATGAATGAGGCCATGTGGCATGACCTCCACGCGGCATTCAAGTGGGTCGATACAACGCCCTCAGTGCGCGTAGCCATCCTCACTGGCAATGGCGATATTTTCTGTTCCGGCATCGATCTGTCGATGGCGGCTGGCTTGCAGAAAGCCATTGGCGATGATTCCATCGGGCACCAGAGTGAAAAGCTGCATCAGTTGATCTTGTCTCTGCAGGACAGCATCACCAGTCTGGAAAAATGCCGTAAACCGGTGATTGCTGCTATTCATGGCCCGTGTGTGGGCGGCGGGCTTGATCTGGTGGCAGCAGCCGACTTCCGCTACAGCACCGTGGACACGTATTTCCAGATCAAGGAGATTGATCTGGCGATGGTGGCCGATGTCGGCGCACTGCAGCGTTTGCCGCACATCATCGGCGAAGGTTATGTGCGGGAAATGGCATTTACCGGCAAATGTCTGACTGCACGCGAAGCGGATGCAATTGGACTGGTGAACGGATTCTTTGATGATCCGGGTACGATGATGATGCGGGTGATGGATATTGCCGCAGGTATTGCACAAAAATCACCGCTGGCGCTGCGTGGTATCAAGCAGGTGCTGAACTACAGCCGCGATCATTCGGTGGCAGACGGTCTGCAGTATGTGGCCGCCTGGAACGCTGGCATGCTGGTCTCGCAGGATCTGGAAAAGGCCGCAATGTCGATTTTCCTGAAAGAAGTGCCGCAGTTCAGAGACTGA
- a CDS encoding DUF4442 domain-containing protein yields MAKVENAMSRQMKVFNNLPVFMQRYARSKVFGSYIKFAGTAGVDFEEVTQERVICNIANVRKVQNHIKGVHAAAMALVAETASGFAFGMNLPDDKLPLIKSMKIEYLKRAQGSLRAVASLTPEQVVRVQSEEKGDVLVSVIVTDESGIEPIRCEMIWAWVPKKRKEVQG; encoded by the coding sequence ATGGCCAAAGTTGAAAATGCAATGAGCCGGCAGATGAAGGTGTTTAACAATCTGCCTGTTTTCATGCAGCGATATGCGCGCTCCAAAGTGTTCGGCAGTTACATCAAGTTTGCCGGGACGGCAGGGGTCGATTTTGAAGAAGTGACACAGGAACGTGTGATCTGCAATATCGCCAATGTGCGCAAGGTGCAGAATCACATTAAGGGCGTACATGCTGCCGCGATGGCGTTGGTCGCCGAAACCGCATCGGGCTTCGCGTTCGGGATGAATTTGCCGGACGATAAGCTACCCTTAATCAAGTCGATGAAAATCGAGTATCTGAAACGTGCGCAAGGTAGTCTGCGCGCGGTAGCATCGCTGACGCCTGAGCAGGTCGTTCGCGTGCAGTCGGAAGAGAAGGGTGATGTGCTGGTCAGTGTGATTGTGACGGACGAATCCGGTATCGAGCCGATTCGCTGTGAAATGATCTGGGCCTGGGTGCCGAAGAAACGCAAGGAAGTTCAGGGATGA